CATTCACCCCTCGGAACAGCATCACCACTCCAACACTAAACCTGTGAAATTTCAAGCACCACACGCATCAATACCATGCCTGCGATTTCCCAAGGCCACAGAAAATGAGACTAGAGTAGTCGATACTCACCCCACGACCAGCAGCCCCACGGACACAACGAGCAGCACGTACTGGTACCCCTTATACTTGGGCGCCACGCCACGAATCCCAGCAGCAGGGTTGTGGCGTTCCAGCCACGCAAACTGAGGACGAGGAAGGAGGATGAATCCAAGGAGAATGCCTGTCAGGAATCCACCGATATGAGCAAAGTTATCGACATGAGGAAGAATCCCAACGCCTAGATTGATCACCACTATCACTATAAGTGTCAACAGTGCTGCAACCTGCAAAGGTCGACAAACATGAGCACTACTATATCTTAGGCCTCAAACCAAGAAAAACATGAAGATCACCCGACTTTGTTCGTATATATAGACCAGTTTGTAATCAGCTCGGAAAGCATTGCTCCGAGAAGCCCAAAAAGTGCACCAGATGCACCAACAGAGATACTGTTCCTTATGAAGAGAGCAGAAAGCACACTCCCACCAAATCCAGACAACAGATAGATTGTGCCAATTCGAACTAAAAAGACAAATACAAGACTTACTTATTATTCAGATGATCAGATATAGAAGCAATAGATGAGGCCATAAGTTACCAAATCCGAAGTTCTGCTCAAGGCGTATGCCGATGAAGACGAGGCTGAGCATATTGGCAAGCAAATGCAGTAGACCAGCATGTAGCCAGATACATGAGATAAGCCTCCAGCCTTGATGCCTATGCACCACCTTCTCCCAGTTAAGACCCCCCAATCTCTCCAACCTTCATCAATACCAATAGTCTTAGCATGAAACTTCCAACACCAAACATTATTAATTTTGACTAGCATCACCAATTATTGAGTAAAGTTTCAACTTTTTTCATCTTGAAACATAGGTTGAGAAATAATTGAAGCTACAATCATATGACAAGTAGCAATGATTTGGCAACCAAATAAAGTTAAGTGAGGAGGAAACAGTGGTTGGGCAAGTGACAACAGAGTTGTTGATTTCTATTTTCTGATTAGAGGAAAGGGACGCTCAACCTCTTCACCCAACAAAACCACATAGCATTTAAAGGTGATGAACCCATCAATTATCAACTGTTTCACAAATTTCCCTCCAAAATTGGAGAAAATGCTatcacacaacattaaaaatttGATCTTTAAAGAACAATTGACAGCAGAAACAGAAAAGCAATGGTaattgaaagagagagagagagttacgTGGAAGAGGAAGGGCCGAACAGAGGGTTCTGCGAGAGAGGCTGA
This portion of the Salvia splendens isolate huo1 chromosome 10, SspV2, whole genome shotgun sequence genome encodes:
- the LOC121750206 gene encoding RHOMBOID-like protein 2, encoding MSAQDIEEGKGSAAETSYAVEESDRSWISWLIPVFVLANVAMFVVLMYFNNCPKHIMGDDKCVARFLSRFSFQPLSQNPLFGPSSSTLERLGGLNWEKVVHRHQGWRLISCIWLHAGLLHLLANMLSLVFIGIRLEQNFGFVRIGTIYLLSGFGGSVLSALFIRNSISVGASGALFGLLGAMLSELITNWSIYTNKVAALLTLIVIVVINLGVGILPHVDNFAHIGGFLTGILLGFILLPRPQFAWLERHNPAAGIRGVAPKYKGYQYVLLVVSVGLLVVGFSVGVVMLFRGVNAYERCHWCRYVSCVPTSKWKCDGT